The following are from one region of the Camelus dromedarius isolate mCamDro1 chromosome 16, mCamDro1.pat, whole genome shotgun sequence genome:
- the RASL10B gene encoding ras-like protein family member 10B: MVSTYRVAVLGARGVGKSAIVRQFLYNEFSEVCVPTTARRLYLPAVVMNGHVHDLQILDFPPISAFPVNTLQEWADACCRGLRSVHAYILVYDICCFDSFEYVKTIRQQILETRVIGTSETPIIIVGNKRDLQRGRVIPRWNVSHLVRKTWKCGYVECSAKYNWHILLLFSELLKSVGCARCKHVHAALRFQGALRRNRCAIM, from the exons ATGGTCTCCACCTACCGGGTGGCCGTGCTGGGGGCGCGAGGCGTGGGCAAGAGTGCCATCGTGCGCCAGTTCCTGTACAACGAGTTCAGCGAGGTCTGCGTGCCCACCACCGCCCGCCGCCTCTACCTGCCCGCTGTCGTCATGAACGGCCACGTGCACGACCTCCAGATCCTCGACTTCCCGCCCATCAGCGCCTTCCCTGTCAACACACTACAG GAGTGGGCAGACGCCTGCTGCAGGGGACTCCGGAGCGTCCACGCCTACATCCTGGTCTACGACATCTGCTGCTTTGACAGCTTTGAGTACGTCAAGACCATCCGCCAGCAGATCCTAGAGACGAG GGTGATCGGCACCTCGGAGACGCCCATCATCATCGTGGGCAACAAACGGGACCTGCAGCGCGGACGCGTGATCCCGCGCTGGAACGTGTCACACCTGGTGCGCAAGACCTGGAAGTGCGGCTACGTGGAGTGCTCGGCCAAGTACAACTGGCACATCCTGCTGCTCTTCAGCGAGCTGCTCAAGAGCGTCGGCTGCGCCCGCTGCAAACACGTGCACGCCGCCCTGCGCTTCCAGGGCGCGCTGCGCCGCAACCGCTGCGCCATCATGTGA
- the GAS2L2 gene encoding GAS2-like protein 2 → MSQPGTHRRRRPGTPGPPVRSIRPFKSSEHYLEAMKEDLAEWLRDLYGLDIDTANFLQVLETGLVLCRHANAITEAALAFLAEAPARAQRIPLPRMGVSCNGAAQPGTFQARDNVSNFIQWCRKEMGIQEVLMFETEDLVLRKNVKNVVLCLLELGRRAWRFGVAAPTLVQLEEEIDEELRLELALPPPDPPPPESPTRRSCHFRNLDQMVQSLVSHCTCPVQFSMVKVSEGKYRVGDSNTLIFIRILRNHVMVRVGGGWDTLGHYLDKHDPCRCTSLSHKTGSFLKPPTPSVQHEVRVQDGPSQPQPMMTISRSQSPLPSVDWKTYTSSGRKLRPTASSFSRPHPGWRAGPGILRETAPFLRHQEKSLTPSRSQLRAGDSPPSPQSLPTHRGQDLHTSLEKRDNRYPPELPRGRTPISWVHEETDRRRTHARTPTTQRLRAPEATAKGTPARGPSPLPCSSSPVKPMGARPPPWGEAEEGSSQLREPASVRSSTPVKGPTKIPVRQPPALPPTPGRSFPGTASGSPTTELQRGPIPLRAITGDLSGSRHEDCSVEERQGDHKLDIPVTAGAGELWRPGPQHQEGRYTPLLPGGTKDQAIYHRLEEELLADMKLLEVGGTHPQGTGSGVIPRSGVYVPSLGGRWPEPGGPYDKVIQQLAQGPPPLLKVDLGAWKAAPTGSHKLAVTAGPGSPKGNLGDRENGWRTKANLSAKGTRTREVPDQSGQDCSAPTVSASPESTTPSPSNPSSDKAKACPGRGKRTLRKPQRVPSIYKLKLRPKIRPRRDHRPGKQPSRIPKPLTYLHLGPTRVPPRGRLVRTAPGSKGEEAALVDGAPVGEKEEGKEKSEPVTPLESSSQPLEDQGPQQPDQAPFSPEDESWV, encoded by the exons ATGTCCCAGCCTGGGACACACAGGAGGAGGAGGCCTGGGACTCCGGGGCCTCCAGTGCGCAGCATCCGGCCGTTTAAGTCCAGCGAGCATTACCTGGAGGCCATGAAGGAGGACCTGGCCGAGTGGCTTCGGGATCTCTACGGGCTGGACATCGACACGGCCAACTTCCTGCAGGTGCTGGAGACGGGCCTGGTGCTGTGCCGGCATGCCAATGCCATCACTGAGGCCGCCCTGGCCTTCCTGGCAGAGGCACCTGCCCGAGCCCAAAGGATTCCCTTGCCTCGGATGGGGGTTTCCTGCAATGGGGCCGCCCAGCCGGGCACCTTCCAGGCCCGGGACAATGTCTCCAACTTCATCCAGTGGTGTCGCAAGGAGATGGGCATCCAAG AGGTGCTGATGTTCGAGACGGAGGACTTGGTGCTGCGCAAGAACGTGAAGAACGTGGTGCTGTGCCTGCTGGAGCTGGGCCGCCGGGCCTGGCGCTTCGGCGTCGCGGCGCCCACCCTGgtgcagctggaggaggagatcGACGAGGAGTTGCGGCTGGAGCTGGCCTTGCCCCCGCCGGATCCCCCGCCGCCCGAGAGCCCCACGCGCAGGTCTTGCCACTTCCGCAACCTGGACCAGATG GTTCAGAGCCTGGTGAGCCACTGTACATGCCCAGTTCAGTTCTCCATGGTCAAAGTGTCAGAGGGGAAGTACCGCGTGGGAGACTCCAACACCCTCATCTTCATCCGG ATCCTCCGGAACCACGTGATGGTGCGTGTGGGGGGCGGCTGGGACACACTTGGTCACTATCTGGACAAACATGACCCCTGCCGATGCACATCCCTCT CACACAAGACAGGCAGCTTTCTGAAGCCCCCTACCCCATCGGTGCAGCACGAAGTGAGGGTGCAGGACGGGCCCTCGCAGCCCCAGCCTATGATGACCATCAGCCGCTCCCAGAGCCCACTGCCCTCCGTGGACTGGAAGACATACACTTCTTCAGGCCGAAAGCTGAGGCCCAccgcctcctccttctccagacCCCACCCTGGATGGAGAGCAGGGCCAGGGATCCTAAGAGAGACAGCACCGTTCCTGAG GCACCAGGAGAAGTCGCTCACCCCATCTCGGAGTCAGCTGCGAGCTGGGGACAGCCCACCCAGCCCCCAATCCTTACCCACCCATAGGGGCCAAGACCTACACACCTCCTTGGAGAAGAGAGACAACAGATACCCCCCTGAGCTCCCCAGGGGAAGGACTCCCATATCTTGGGTTCATGAGGAGACAGATAGGCGGAGAACTCATGCCAGGACCCCCACCACCCAGAGACTCCGAGCCCCTGAGGCCACTGCCAAAGGGACACCAGCAAGAGGACCATCTCCCCTGCCTTGTTCCTCCAGCCCAGTCAAGCCCATGGGTGCCAGGCCACCACCCTGGGGTGAGGCTGAGGAGGGTTCCTCTCAGCTCAGGGAGCCAGCATCTGTCCGTTCTTCAACCCCTGTTAAAGGACCCACCAAGATCCCAGTCCGGCAGCCCCCAGCTCTTCCCCCAACTCCAGGAAGAAGCTTTCCAGGTACTGCAAGTGGAAGTCCCACGACGGAACTGCAGAGAGGCCCCATTCCATTAAGGGCCATCACTGGGGACCTGTCTGGGTCCAGACATGAGGACTGCTCTGTGGAAGAGAGGCAAGGGGACCATAAGCTGGATATTCCGGTGACAGCAGGGGCTGGAGAGCTCTGGAGACCGGGCCCACAGCATCAGGAGGGGAGGTACACTCCCCTGCTCCCAGGTGGGACCAAGGACCAAGCCATCTACCATAGACTTGAGGAAGAGCTTTTGGCTGACATGAAGCTGTTAGAGGTGGGGGGTACCCACCCCCAGGGCACAGGATCTGGGGTCATTCCTCGTAGTGGAGTCTATGTCCCCAGCCTGGGTGGGCGGTGGCCTGAGCCTGGGGGTCCTTATGACAAAGTCATCCAACAACTGGCTcagggccccccacccctccttaaAGTGGACCTGGGAGCCTGGAAGGCAGCCCCTACAGGCTCCCATAAGCTGGCTGTAACTGCAGGCCCAGGAAGCCCAAAAGGGAATCTTGGAGACAGAGAAAATGGGTGGAGGACAAAGGCAAATCTGAGTGCCAAGGGCACCAGGACAAGGGAGGTCCCAGATCAGTCGGGGCAGGACTGCTCAGCCCCCACTGTGTCTGCCAGCCCAGAGTCCACCACACCTTCACCCTCCAATCCCAGTTCTGATAAAGCCAAGGCATGTCCAGGCAGGGGCAAGAGAACACTCCGTAAGCCCCAGAGAGTCCCATCCATCTACAAGCTGAAGCTGAGGCCCAAGATCCGGCCCCGGAGAGACCACAGGCCTGGGAAGCAGCCTTCACGAATCCCCAAGCCACTGACCTACCTCCACCTGGGTCCCACCAGGGTACCCCCCAGGGGCAGGCTGGTTCGAACAGCACCAGGCAgcaagggagaggaggcagccctgGTGGATGGAGCCCCAgtgggggagaaggaagaaggaaaggagaagagcgAGCCAGTCACCCCACTGGAGAGCAGCTCCCAGCCTTTGGAGGACCAGGGGCCTCAGCAGCCTGATCAAGCTCCCTTCTCACCTGAGGATGAGTCTTGGGTCTGA
- the C16H17orf50 gene encoding uncharacterized protein C17orf50 homolog: MLYAHLLARLAAGVKTPLWKKELEEPRAGEAEAEAAEEGSEEEEDDEDDEERLPVEGAAEGEAEGGEAARGEGRERGSVSYCPLRQESSTQQVALLRRADGSFWGWFSPLALLGGLGAPADRKRNPPEEPCVLETSRRRPRGGGCARCEILFCKKCRNLHSPPAYVAHCILEHPDLGPSGPVGRGIA; this comes from the exons ATGCTGTATGCCCACCTGCTTGCCCGCCTAGCCGCAG GCGTCAAGACCCCCTTGTGGAAGAAGGAGCTGGAGGAGCCCCGGGccggggaggcagaggcagaggccgCTGAGGAGGGgtcggaggaggaggaggacgacgAGGACGACGAGGAGAGGCTGCCAGTGGAAGGCGCGGCGGAGGGCGAGGCAGAGGGCGGGGAGGCGGCGCGCGGCGAGGGCCGCGAGCGGGGCTCGGTGTCCTACTGCCCGCTGCGCCAGGAGTCCAGCACCCAGCAGGTGGCGCTGCTGCGGCGCGCGGACGGCAGCTTCTGGGGCTGGTTCAGCCCCTTGGCGCTGCTCGGCGGCCTGGGCGCTCCGGCCGACAG GAAGCGGAACCCCCCGGAGGAGCCGTGCGTGCTGGAGACGTCGCGGCGGCGGCCGCGCGGCGGGGGCTGCGCGCGCTGCGAGATCCTTTTCTGCAAGAAGTGCAGGAACCTGCACAGCCCGCCGGCCTACGTGGCGCACTGCATCCTGGAGCACCCGGATTTGG GTCCTTCTGGCCCGGTGGGCAGAGGCATCGCctag